A genomic region of Branchiostoma lanceolatum isolate klBraLanc5 chromosome 4, klBraLanc5.hap2, whole genome shotgun sequence contains the following coding sequences:
- the LOC136432732 gene encoding probable ATP-dependent RNA helicase DDX28, whose translation MAAPMEICTFCRPARFGVLVRSLGRRTMIDPSRYIVQHRDKVNNNVSRCYVSEAARQNVIRIPQYLNRRLDQIKKAKSLGKNSVPLARPGRIVISCKRKEFNHYGGQTLGKFDVPALASKGWKHKKSVGDHFTIVGYTKNPALLPVPEEEGTDKGNSAVREGGDKPLTTFGGLPLEEGILDGLRAMNMAVPTKIQAAAIPAILSGKNVLCAAETGSGKTLCYVVPLLQSLLPEVKKPDTDVAQREQGRPLAVIVVPARELTEQVMTVLKTFNSALGKPFKLQIVVGGQGIGNIKKKLEKQVDILVITPGVLNKALYKGFLGMDWVRYLVLDEIDTLLDDSFSDLTLEAISCCQVRVSDVGGGGDGTQVIMAGATMPKRTAEVLGEVVPMESLVTVTTPALHRVMPHVSQKFLRVKPSSKAATVLELVKQDVSEGCPVIVFCNTFSSADWLSHTLRENNIKHSKITGKLSASLRLGIFQEFQDGLTDVLVCTDIASRGLDTVRVQHVINFDFPGAVSDYIHRVGRVGRVGSRSTGKVTSLVCQPYEVDMLWKIETAVRRQAALKGVDANITRKIAKRFMDEFDFPED comes from the exons ATGGCAGCGCCCATGGAAATTTGCACATTCTGTAGGCCGGCCAGATTTGGCGTTCTG GTTAGATCACTAGGAAGAAGAACCATGATAGATCCGAGCAGGTACATTGTGCAACACAGGGACAAAGTCAATAACAATGTATCCAGGTGCTATGTG agTGAGGCAGCCAGACAAAATGTAATCCGCATACCACAGTACTTGAATCGGAGATTAGACCAAATTAAAAAAGCCAAGTCACTTGGGAAAAACTCAGTTCCTCTGGCCAG ACCAGGTAGGATTGTGATTTCCTGTAAGAGAAAAGAGTTCAACCACTACGGAGGGCAGACCCTAGGCAAGTTTGATGTCCCAGCACTAGCCTCTAAAGGCTGGAAGCACAAGAAGTCTGTAGGAGACCACTTCACTATAGTGGGTTATACGAAG AACCCAGCCCTGCTGCCAGTACCAGAGGAGGAGGGTACAGACAAGGGGAATTCTGCTGTTAGAGAAGGAGGGGACAAACCATTAACCACTTTTGGGGGACTCCCTCTAGAGGAAGGTATCTTGGACGGACTCCGTGCCATGAACATGGCAGTACCTACAAAAATTCAG GCAGCTGCTATACCTGCTATACTGAGTGGGAAGAATGTCTTGTGTGCTGCAGAGACAG GAAGTGGTAAGACCCTGTGTTATGTGGTTCCCCTCCTGCAAAGTCTCCTACCTGAAGTGAAAAAGCCAGACACAGACGTGGCACAGAGAGAACAGGGGCGCCCCCTAGCTGTCATAGTGGTGCCTGCAAGGGAGCTGACTGAACAAGTCATG ACAGTATTGAAGACTTTCAACTCTGCCCTTGGGAAACCTTTCAAGTTGCAGATTGTAGTAGGAGGACAGGGAATT GGTAACATCAAGAAAAAACTGGAAAAGCAGGTTGACATTCTGGTCATTACTCCTGGGGTGTTGAACAAGGCTCTCTATAAAG GTTTCCTTGGAATGGACTGGGTGCGGTATCTTGTTCTTGATGAAATTGACACCCTTCTGGACGACAGCTTTTCAGACCTGACACTGGAAGCTATTTCATGTTGTCAG GTCAGAGTTTCTGATGTGGGCGGGGGCGGGGACGGTACCCAGGTCATCATGGCGGGAGCGACCATGCCCAAACGCACCGCGGAGGTTCTCGGGGAAGTCGTGCCA ATGGAGTCCTTAGTGACAGTGACAACCCCAGCCCTACACAGGGTCATGCCTCATGTGTCACAGAAATTCCTCCGGGTCAAGCCTAGCAGCAAGGCTG CTACAGTTCTGGAGCTTGTCAAACAGGATGTGAGCGAGGGCTGTCCAGTCATCGTCTTTTGCAATACCTTCTCGTCTGCTGATTGGCTGTCGCACACGCTGagggaaaacaacatcaaacacTCCAAGATTACAGGCAAATTGAGTGCAAGT TTAAGACTTGGTATCTTCCAAGAATTCCAGGATGGCTTGACGGATGTACTAGTGTGCACAGACATTGCCTCCAGGGGACTGGATACTGTTAGG GTTCAACATGTGATAAACTTTGACTTCCCTGGTGCGGTGTCAGATTACATCCACAGGGTGGGGCGTGTGGGGAGGGTGGGCAGCAGGTCGACAGGGAAGGTCACCAGTCTGGTGTGTCAGCCGTATGAGGTAGACATGCTCTGGAAGATTGAG ACTGCTGTGAGGAGACAGGCAGCACTGAAGGGAGTGGACGCCAACATCACCAGGAAAATAGCCAAGAGATTCATGGATGAGTTTGACTTTCCTGAGGACTGA
- the LOC136432735 gene encoding BRISC and BRCA1-A complex member 2, which yields MSSEHSVLKQLHPLIRPYVEMVLRKGNVGVCMGNLRISDIKSGRPTLTQTKEPCGDRFKIYIPFAGDSLKWEVIFDSCQPSNPPDFIFLGENGNFDPDIEKLENLTDWDPKNPESLVLVIEDLMREYRCYQKQLIEGYSRLQFEYSSLQGLEACDDVEVHMGNRLPGTLDSPVNFLIRLPIDLSPIPQYLVKDDPGEDLAVLLAKFHNTEGLRVTPQLFLSPKVEHALGDNTALRIPRFPTGGCLMDYVPQVQDFLQKQIDYIVEGYQRRREYVAAFISRFGGSVLEYDAESFTKLSLVLEWNEFFFVLHIELPSRFPQDMPVFTFQSCYHLSKTNGEPFVSVQKSYPYSPRWTGEEMAHRARLFILDTIPQFQKVSVSSTKL from the exons ATGTCGTCCGAGCATTCCGTCCTGAAGCAGCTCCACCCCCTGATCAGACCGTACGTCGAGATGGTCTTGAGGAAGGGGAATGTGGGGGTCTGTATGGGGAATCTGCGAATCAGCGATATCAAGTCAGG AAGACCAACTCTGACTCAGACTAAGGAGCCATGTGGAGACAGGTTCAAGATCTACATCCCGTTTGCTGGGGACTCGCTCAAGT GGGAGGTTATATTTGACAGCTGCCAGCCGTCCAACCCTCCAGACTTCATCTTCTTGGGTGAAAATGGCAACTTCGATCCCGACATAGAAAAACTGGAG AACTTGACTGATTGGGACCCTAAGAACCCAGAGTCACTGGTGTTGGTTATAGAAGACCTGATGAGGGAGTACCGGTGCTACCAGAAACAGCTGAtagaag GTTACAGCAGACTGCAGTTTGAGTACTCCAGTCTACAGGGGCTGGAGGCTTGTGATGATGTGGAGGTGCACATGGGGAACAGGCTACCTGGG ACTCTTGACTCTCCAGTCAACTTCCTCATCAGACTACCGATTGACCTCTCACCTATTCCGCAGTATTTGGTCAAG GATGACCCTGGAGAAGACCTTGCGGTGTTACTCGCTAAGTTTCACAACACGGAAGGTTTGAGAGTCACACCTCAGCTCTTTCTATCACCAAAAGTCGAACA TGCACTGGGAGACAACACAGCCTTGAGAATTCCCAGGTTTCCTACAGGAGGTTGTCTGATGGACTATGTTCCACAGGTTCAGGATTTCCTACAGAAACAG ATTGACTACATTGTTGAGGGATACCAGAGAAGGAGAGAGTATGTAGCAGCATTCATCAGCAGATTTGGAGG GTCAGTACTAGAGTATGATGCTGAGTCCTTCACcaagctgtccctggtgctggaaTGGAACGAATTCTTCTTTGTACTTCACA TTGAGCTTCCCTCCAGGTTTCCCCAGGATATGCCAGTCTTCACCTTCCAGTCCTGCTACCACCTGTCCAAGACTAACGGAGAACCCTTCGTCTCAGTCCAGAAGAGCTACCCCTACAGTCCACGCTGGACTGGCGAGGAGATGGCACACAGGGCGAG actgtttatcctGGACACCATACCGCAGTTCCAGAAGGTGTCTGTGTCATCCACCAAACTGTAG
- the LOC136432734 gene encoding GDP-D-glucose phosphorylase 1-like isoform X2 produces MHRLTHYRSSFCCVAFNHNYRHNWVDLGSRNMADIPTKDPVLNGHHSEVHRYTYTPEDLVVQSSPWEKFSRSKFDEELCSRWDEAMEAGMFRYRLDSLQTKILPGRLRFVAQLNVKRAQERRAPQNIIGMNHPFDPKKFNFTKIKPGEIVFELSPQRDSPHQKNGTVVQNGTTSEEPSASKRVKKSAHMVIINVSPLAYGHILLVPSLQDCLPQVLTEEALLMAIEMTLLSKHQGFRMGFNSLCAYASVNHLHFHGYYLEYELGTESCLTAPFHSGVHVLNSDYPAPGFAFQLQGEDVMGLARQVYKVANYLQKHEIAHNVFMTRGTQFGEDSNSLHRTLRVYLWPRKPVTGPKDDFVFNPALCELAGHLPIKVEDGFTMLTEEEAVKTIKTQSLQREEFEALKTEIATVLG; encoded by the exons ATGCACCGGCTTACTCACTATCGGTCTTCTTTTTGTTGTGTTGCCTTCAATCACAATTATCGTCATAACTGGGTCGATCTAGGATCTCGAAATATGGCAGACATTCCAACAAAAGATCCAGTGTTGAACGGACACCACTCG GAAGTCCACCGTTATACCTACACCCCTGAAGACCTGGTTGTCCAGTCCTCTCCATGGGAGAAGTTCAGTCGTAGTAAG TTTGATGAGGAGTTGTGTAGCAGGTGGGATGAAGCCATGGAGGCTGGGATGTTCCGTTATAGACTGGACTCTTTACAGACCAAGATTCTGCCTGGACGTTTGAGATTCGTTGCACAG TTGAATGTGAAGAGGGCCCAGGAAAGAAGAGCTCCCCAGAACATCATAGGAATGAACCATCCCTTTGACCCAAAGAAGTTCAACTTCACCAAAATCAAACCTGGAGAG ATTGTGTTTGAACTTAGTCCACAACGAGACTCACCTCATCAGAAGAATGGAACAGTTGTACAGAACGGAACAACATCAGAGGAACCATCTGCAAGCAAAAGG GTGAAGAAGTCTGCCCACATGGTTATAATAAATGTGAGCCCCCTGGCGTACGGGCATATACTGCTGGTGCCTTCTCTACAGGACTGCTTGCCTCAG GTATTGACAGAAGAGGCACTTCTAATGGCAATAGAGATGACACTTCTCAGCAAACACCA GGGTTTCAGAATGGGGTTCAACAGTTTGTGTGCCTATGCATCTGTCAATCATCTGCATTTCCATGGTTACTACCTGGAATATGAGCTGGGAACAGAGAGTTGT TTGACAGCCCCATTCCACTCTGGTGTCCATGTCCTCAACAGTGACTACCCAGCGCCAGGGTTTGCATTCCAACTGCAGGGAGAAGATGTTATGGGATTGGCAAG ACAAGTGTACAAGGTTGCTAACTACCTCCAGAAGCATGAGATAGCCCACAATGTGTTCATGACCAGGGGAACACAGTTTGGGGAGGACTCCAACAGTCTCCACAGAACCCTGAGGGTCTACCTATGGCCCAGGAAACCTGTAACAG GTCCCAAGGATGACTTTGTCTTCAATCCTGCACTGTGTGAACTGGCAGGACATCTGCCTATTAAAG TTGAAGATGGATTCACGATGCTCACAGAGGAAGAAGCTGTCAAAACGATCAAGACACAGTCCTTACAAAGAGAGGAGTTTGAAGCCTTGAAGACAGAAATAGCGACAGTGCTGGGATAA
- the LOC136432734 gene encoding GDP-D-glucose phosphorylase 1-like isoform X1: protein MHRLTHYRSSFCCVAFNHNYRHNWVDLGSRNMADIPTKDPVLNGHHSEVHRYTYTPEDLVVQSSPWEKFSRSKVIYNKFDEELCSRWDEAMEAGMFRYRLDSLQTKILPGRLRFVAQLNVKRAQERRAPQNIIGMNHPFDPKKFNFTKIKPGEIVFELSPQRDSPHQKNGTVVQNGTTSEEPSASKRVKKSAHMVIINVSPLAYGHILLVPSLQDCLPQVLTEEALLMAIEMTLLSKHQGFRMGFNSLCAYASVNHLHFHGYYLEYELGTESCLTAPFHSGVHVLNSDYPAPGFAFQLQGEDVMGLARQVYKVANYLQKHEIAHNVFMTRGTQFGEDSNSLHRTLRVYLWPRKPVTGPKDDFVFNPALCELAGHLPIKVEDGFTMLTEEEAVKTIKTQSLQREEFEALKTEIATVLG, encoded by the exons ATGCACCGGCTTACTCACTATCGGTCTTCTTTTTGTTGTGTTGCCTTCAATCACAATTATCGTCATAACTGGGTCGATCTAGGATCTCGAAATATGGCAGACATTCCAACAAAAGATCCAGTGTTGAACGGACACCACTCG GAAGTCCACCGTTATACCTACACCCCTGAAGACCTGGTTGTCCAGTCCTCTCCATGGGAGAAGTTCAGTCGTAGTAAGGTAATATATAATAAG TTTGATGAGGAGTTGTGTAGCAGGTGGGATGAAGCCATGGAGGCTGGGATGTTCCGTTATAGACTGGACTCTTTACAGACCAAGATTCTGCCTGGACGTTTGAGATTCGTTGCACAG TTGAATGTGAAGAGGGCCCAGGAAAGAAGAGCTCCCCAGAACATCATAGGAATGAACCATCCCTTTGACCCAAAGAAGTTCAACTTCACCAAAATCAAACCTGGAGAG ATTGTGTTTGAACTTAGTCCACAACGAGACTCACCTCATCAGAAGAATGGAACAGTTGTACAGAACGGAACAACATCAGAGGAACCATCTGCAAGCAAAAGG GTGAAGAAGTCTGCCCACATGGTTATAATAAATGTGAGCCCCCTGGCGTACGGGCATATACTGCTGGTGCCTTCTCTACAGGACTGCTTGCCTCAG GTATTGACAGAAGAGGCACTTCTAATGGCAATAGAGATGACACTTCTCAGCAAACACCA GGGTTTCAGAATGGGGTTCAACAGTTTGTGTGCCTATGCATCTGTCAATCATCTGCATTTCCATGGTTACTACCTGGAATATGAGCTGGGAACAGAGAGTTGT TTGACAGCCCCATTCCACTCTGGTGTCCATGTCCTCAACAGTGACTACCCAGCGCCAGGGTTTGCATTCCAACTGCAGGGAGAAGATGTTATGGGATTGGCAAG ACAAGTGTACAAGGTTGCTAACTACCTCCAGAAGCATGAGATAGCCCACAATGTGTTCATGACCAGGGGAACACAGTTTGGGGAGGACTCCAACAGTCTCCACAGAACCCTGAGGGTCTACCTATGGCCCAGGAAACCTGTAACAG GTCCCAAGGATGACTTTGTCTTCAATCCTGCACTGTGTGAACTGGCAGGACATCTGCCTATTAAAG TTGAAGATGGATTCACGATGCTCACAGAGGAAGAAGCTGTCAAAACGATCAAGACACAGTCCTTACAAAGAGAGGAGTTTGAAGCCTTGAAGACAGAAATAGCGACAGTGCTGGGATAA
- the LOC136432733 gene encoding uncharacterized protein, whose amino-acid sequence MTDITDLDAIFTTWAQEKLGQRYHKLVSVDTTDLSVIKGEETYHEEDRKEHDRVSTIKKILVNDLDVPSEDELSVGNTTKYSCQWSQTKGFRLSADVSVKVGLPAITELTAKAGVQFNLSKTKAEARETDESYAHKRKLTLPPHSKVLALMVTRERVYKMTFTLNVFLQGTVSIKMMKDSGKEKTAPGDVVDIFQQCGKKTTFRIDKCPDGKKRVCLTIEGTFEGVKGIEQRVETRELDHETEMRMVHEDLLKNNISTLVEEVKDHHSLSKLLKAMSLKQVIVAGEVQTSKEVSVRETIEKVAGVLASKDPTKYLLFVEILEEEGLNELAKALDPRVKYSASIRGISNLGGVVDHFFTTRKVKEVHKSLEANRGVVIYGISGSGKTQLAYKVASDYARFNPGAVVWIMDGSSRDKLNEEVQTLQQRLSGGSEDGNNHISSLVNQRSHVVLIVDDLSATVAIPNDILNSSAKLIVTTQNSSFKLPTAESIVMEGFTEEEAVKFLSNGMSSDIPQDGIEELARSFSCLPLGLAAARATIQQCSMTFPEYIQLLNSGKEAMAQTREREDQWLQAHYHKAEHQDAGRTIFAALGVAIDKLDDQYKSMLQLCAFLKPRDIPFLILRDALKAVTPASRLAYHLEFAGQLKERSLGWIKGVGVNRRLSIHGVTQTAIGLRMDEEQKISCINMLLEILVKFFSKDNRYFVAHNFSMSLMPHVERVLEHADGMSMGPEYLLMKSMLLGVYGFLHTQKETRVLSEKPLQDAKKLLLQFADVNLQDIQAKHLEEVQEDNRDSEESPRAEARELYKALSTKSRSLKDHFLQDTVIGMIITEQQFKAIQDKLTPKDRTEMESVVKTYDSLTLEMYHKLADNKLAMPVETLKEVFLPELYISTIYTLGRTIFYLSRYPPGSDRRAPFIRDLQVAYYLCEEVTQATGCTLLHTFLSKAEGLNKLLLEVQGKAKEQVMPDLQKAEDYYKTMLGDTTEYYEFGLLKRVGPDVHTKLRCHEKLVKCYRAMFLNAEEEKKTGFVKKGQAECDRMLKLAEDEIRAGNLNPPQRLAAYYITAGQFMMDDGTPELLDKAGEMFKKGYKVELKKKTYHPCMESALKGLIEVHMAKKELPRALVCARHLLQLSVDHWPDKRSAVEDKLAQIYFQICFQAWKVYEKDNL is encoded by the exons ATGACTGACATTACAGACCTAGACGCCATCTTCACCACCTGGGCGCAGGAGAAGCTCGGACAGAGGTACCACAAACTAGTCTCAGTGGACACTACTGACCTGTCAGTCATTAAGGGTGAGGAGACGTACCACGAGGAAGACAGGAAAGAACATGACAGGGTCAGTACTATCAAAAAGATCCTTGTGAACGACTTGGATGTTCCCTCGGAAGATGAACTATCAGTTGGAAATACCACAAAGTACTCCTGCCAGTGGTCTCAGACTAAAGGTTTCCGGCTGTCTGCCGACGTGTCCGTCAAAGTAGGTTTGCCCGCGATCACGGAGCTGACCGCTAAGGCTGGGGTGCAGTTCAACTTGTCCAAGACGAAGGCAGAAGCGAGAGAGACAGACGAGAGTTACGCTCACAAGAGGAAGCTCACACTACCGCCTCACTCAAAGGTACTTGCCTTGATGGTCACAAGAGAAAGAGTGTACAAGATGACATTCACTCTGAATGTCTTCCTTCAAGGAACTGTGTCAATCAAGATGATGAAGGACAGTGGGAAGGAGAAGACAGCACCAGGAGATGTTGTTGACATCTTCCAGCAGTGTGGCAAGAAGACAACCTTCAGGATTGACAAGTGTCCAGATGGGAAAAAAAGAGTCTGTCTTACCATTGAAGGAACCTTTGAAGGAGTCAAGGGCATAGAGCAAAGAGTGGAAACAAGAGAGCTAG ATCACGAGACAGAGATGAGGATGGTACATGAAGACCTTCTCAAGAACAACATCAGCACCTTGGTTGAAGAGGTTAAAGACCACCATTCCTTGTCCAAACTTCTCAAGGCAATGTCACTAAAACAAGTCATAGTTGCAGGGGAGGTGCAAACTTCTAAGGAAGTGTCTGTTAGGGAAACCATAGAGAAAGTTGCAGGAGTGTTAGCAAGTAAAGATCCAACAAAGTATTTGTTATTTGTGGAAATTCTAGAGGAAGAAGGGCTAAATGAGCTTGCAAAAGCATTAGATCCTAGAGTGAAATATTCAGCTAGTATTAGAGGTATCTCCAACCTAGGTGGGGTTGTGGATCATTTTTTCACGACCAGGAAAGTCAAAGAGGTACACAAGAGCTTAGAAGCAAATAGAGGGGTTGTGATTTATGGCATTTCTGGGTCGGGAAAAACACAGTTGGCATACAAAGTGGCGAGTGATTATGCCAGATTCAACCCTGGTGCTGTGGTGTGGATCATGGATGGCAGTTCCAGAGACAAGCTGAACGAGGAGGTTCAAACCTTGCAGCAAAGGCTGAGTGGGGGATCAGAGGATGGCAACAATCACATCTCAAGCCTGGTGAACCAGAGGAGCCATGTCGTACTTATCGTAGACGACCTCTCTGCAACGGTGGCCATTCCCAACGACATCTTGAACTCTTCGGCCAAGCTCATAGTGACCACACAGAATTCTTCCTTCAAGCTTCCAACAGCAGAGAGCATCGTGATGGAAGGATTCACAGAGGAGGAAGCTGTGAAGTTCCTGTCCAATGGAATGTCCAGCGATATTCCACAAGATGGGATTGAGGAGTTGGCAAGATCCTTCAGTTGTCTGCCTCTCGGCTTAGCCGCGGCTAGAGCCACCATACAGCAATGCAGCATGACCTTCCCTGAGTACATCCAGCTGCTCAACAGTGGTAAGGAGGCCATGGCACAAACAAGGGAGAGAGAAGACCAGTGGCTCCAGGCTCACTATCACAAGGCAGAGCATCAAGACGCTGGACGAACCATCTTTGCAGCCCTGGGGGTAGCCATAGACAAGCTGGACGACCAGTACAAGTCTATGTTACAACTCTGTGCCTTTCTAAAGCCCCGTGACATTCCCTTCCTGATCCTGAGAGATGCGTTGAAAGCTGTGACCCCGGCGTCCAGACTAGCCtaccatcttgaatttgccggACAGCTGAAGGAGAGGTCACTCGGTTGGATCAAGGGTGTGGGGGTCAACCGCCGGCTGTCCATCCATGGGGTCACACAAACGGCTATAGGACTGAGAATGGACGAGGAACAGAAGATAAGCTGCATAAACATGCTTCTCGAAATCTTAGTCAAGTTCTTCTCAAAGGACAACAGGTACTTTGTGGCCCATAACTTCAGCATGTCGCTAATGCCACATGTGGAAAGAGTGCTGGAACACGCAGATGGGATGTCCATGGGTCCGGAGTACCTGTTAATGAAGTCCATGCTGCTTGGGGTGTACGGTTTCCTTCACACTCAGAAGGAAACTCGTGTCTTGTCTGAAAAGCCCCTGCAAGATGCCAAGAAACTGCTGCTACAGTTTGCAGATGTAAATCTTCAAGATATTCAAGCAAAACATTTGGAAGAGGTACAAGAAGACAACAGGGACAGCGAAGAGTCCCCAAGAGCAGAAGCCAGAGAGCTCTACAAGGCCCTGTCGACTAAAAGTCGTTCCTTGAAAGACCACTTTCTTCAAGACACAGTGATAGGCATGATAATCACTGAACAGCAGTTCAAAGCTATACAGGACAAGCTTACTCCCAAGGACAGAACAGAGATGGAGTCTGTGGTGAAGACATACGATTCCCTCACGCTAGAGATGTACCATAAGTTAGCCGACAACAAGCTGGCTATGCCTGTGGAAACACTGAAAGAAGTGTTCCTCCCAGAACTGTACATTTCTACCATCTACACCCTTGGGAGAACCATCTTCTACCTTAGTAGGTACCCTCCAGGTTCTGACAGAAGGGCTCCTTTCATCCGAGACCTTCAGGTGGCTTACTACCTGTGTGAAGAAGTCACCCAAGCAACAGGCTGCACTCTTCTGCACACCTTTCTTTCAAAGGCTGAAGGTTTAAACAAGCTGCTGCTGGAGGTACAGGGTAAAGCCAAGGAACAGGTCATGCCAGACCTCCAGAAGGCAGAAGATTACTACAAGACCATGCTTGGTGACACGACCGAGTACTACGAGTTTGGGCTGCTGAAACGCGTTGGTCCTGACGTACACACCAAGTTACGCTGTCACGAGAAGCTGGTCAAGTGCTACAGGGCGATGTTCTTGAACGCAGAAGAGGAGAAGAAGACTGGATTTGTCAAAAAGGGTCAAGCGGAATGCGACCGGATGCTGAAACTTGCGGAGGACGAGATTCGCGCCGGGAACCTGAACCCTCCACAGAGGCTGGCGGCGTACTACATCACAGCAGGGCAGTTCATGATGGACGACGGGACACCAGAACTCTTGGACAAGGCTGGCGAGATGTTCAAGAAGGGCTACAAGGTGGAGCTGAAGAAGAAGACGTACCACCCATGTATGGAGTCAGCTCTGAAAGGTCTGATCGAGGTTCACATGGCTAAGAAAGAGCTGCCACGAGCCTTGGTGTGTGCGAGGCACCTCCTGCAGCTGTCTGTTGACCACTGGCCTGACAAAAGAAGTGCAGTTGAAGACAAGCTTGCGCAGATCTACTTCCAGATATGCTTCCAAGCTTGGAAAGTGTATGAGAAGGACAATTTGTGA
- the LOC136432738 gene encoding uncharacterized protein — protein MEKARKRNKELRDQLEMLQKVCKFCQQEKAALLQQKAVLQQSAEPQEPLPSWPDLPQATQELYGPVLDSVGQFSLQELKVLELEEQLQMVKMKEERDKINHTLSQVSDNRSEAEDTALSALDRWYREMEKITAEETSQKKSESNTKGFSLALDKLFFNVKLKGGMGEGRQLSFSTRHGGICIHICIKEPSQHTERSQDMSPDIMYLVQSDLYVTDLPAEGNRYLNNRLSVADFVRDIVWKHIDEVCLALS, from the exons ATGGAAAAGGCTAGGAAAAGAAACAAGGAGCTGAGGGACCAGCTTGAAATG CTGCAGAAAGTGTGCAAGTTCTGCCAGCAGGAGAAAGCAGCCCTCTTGCAGCAGAAGGcagtactgcagcagtctgcagaaCCACAGGAACCACTTCCTTCTTGGCCTGACTTACCACAAGCCACACAGGAATT GTATGGTCCAGTGTTGGACAGTGTTGGTCAGTTCAGCCTACAGGAGCTAAAAGTGCTGGAACTGGAGGAACAACTTCAAATGGTCAAGATGAAAGAGGAGAGGGACAAAATCAATCACACATTGTCTCAAG TAAGTGACAACAGGTCAGAAGCAGAGGACACAGCCCTATCAGCCCTGGATAGATGGTACAGGGAGATGGAAAAAATCACAGCAGAGGAAACATCGCAGAAGAAGTCAGAAAGTAATACAAAAG GCTTCAGTCTGGCTCTAGACAagctttttttcaatgtcaAGTTGAAAGGAGGGATGGGGGAGGGCAGACAACTCTCATTTTCTACCAGACATGGAGGGATCTGTATTCACATCTGTATCAAAGAGCCGTCACAACACACAGAAAG ATCTCAGGATATGTCCCCGGATATCATGTACCTGGTACAGTCGGACCTGTACGTCACTGATTTACCTGCAGAAGGGAACAGATACCTGAACAACAGACTGTCTGTTGCTGACTTTGTGAGAGACATTGTGTGGAAACACATAGATGAAGTCTGTTTGGCCTTGTCATGA